One window of Athalia rosae chromosome 2, iyAthRosa1.1, whole genome shotgun sequence genomic DNA carries:
- the LOC105692338 gene encoding ABC transporter F family member 4-like isoform X3 has product MDFWASITAERNDDVDFWHSVPKPVEAPICPPTSSEPPAPRKQSKITIIPSQPNNPQNQSTPPTNTRPRENGRHEAQTRPQLERQIRVEKSRSRADVVPLSKSESTTGAPTLSKSSSRAAIPPPPPPRPPPPPPARVILKDLPPLSDRQKKVLEALKSRPRKRPDWACMMKEVESERKLKHVVCNDRSAPILERVNKVAEDPAGNAHFVFESEKSNMHNKLLQQIQSGVKLKSVKTNDRSKPVLQGLRKFRRQMTIEEQIQKAEVAPVDEVVPDEMDDIDAVRDDLQSTKQMLALELRNKEAVERENKRLQARLLNLEVELERERSQKTVQEYKKQDEKLAESLRLEAQQARQDAERLEKEYAAVAEEKDKAKSELEEMKKMYAALERRMKAVVESDPSNPRSDSNSELEVDESADTSWSNVSGMALAGCPSAKDVAKIASQKSIDQPEYESEEEEEESSEEEEDVDPKIAAEKRVQRELKLLITKIKTFKDKAANAKKERHALREQIKQQQKLLKEEKKKFKGLQKEVDKMAKLMHEEEDEEETEEEEEEEEESEESDEESESEESENEEESESDDENAPVENRKNVLQGQVKKHEGRLATLKKGNYLLKATVDRLKDDLARQREESITLQEDLDSVLAELG; this is encoded by the exons AGCGTTCCCAAGCCCGTAGAGGCCCCGATTTGCCCACCTACGTCATCGGAGCCGCCGGCGCCGCGAAAGCAAAGCAAGATCACGATCATCCCGTCACAGCCGAACAACCCCCAAAATCAGTCGACGCCTCCGACGAACACCAGACCCAGGGAAAATGGCAGACACGAGGCCCAGACGAGACCGCAGTTGGAACGACAAATCCGAGTCGAAAAATCGAGGTCCAGAGCGGACGTCGTTCCCTTATCGAAAAGCGAGAGCACGACCG GAGCGCCGACCTTGTCGAAAAGCTCATCGAGGGCGGCGATCCCTCCGCCACCCCCGCCCAGGCCGCCTCCTCCGCCCCCAGCCAGAGTTATCCTCAAGGATTTGCCACCCTTGAGCGATCGGCAGAAAAAAGTTTTGGAGGCGTTGAAATCGAGGCCGAGAAAACGACCGGATTGGGCATGCATGATGAAAGAGGTCGAGAGCGAAAGGAAGTTGAAACACGTTGTTTGTAACGACAGGAGCGCTCCGATTTTAGAAAGGGTAAACAAAGTCGCCGAAGACCCCGCGG GCAATGCCCATTTTGTGTTCGAATCAGAGAAGTCGAACATGCACAACAAGCTGCTGCAACAGATCCAGTCGGGGGTGAAGTTAAAGAGCGTGAAAACTAACGACCGGTCGAAACCGGTGTTACAAGGACTGAGGAAATTCCGTAGGCAAATGACGATCGAAGAACAAATTCAAAAGGCTGAAGTAGCCCCCGTAGACGAGGTGGTTCCCGACGAGATGGATGACATCGACGCGGTACGCGACGATCTTCAAAGTACCAAACAGATGCTCGCTCTTGAACTGAGAAATAAAGAGGCGGTCGAGAGAGAGAACAAAAGATTGCAGGCGAGACTTTTGAATTTAGAGGTAGAATTGGAACGCGAAAGGTCCCAGAAAACTGTTCAAGAGTACAAAAAGCAAGATGAGAAACTGGCGGAGTCGTTGAGGCTGGAAGCCCAACAGGCGAGACAGGACGCGGAACGTCTGGAGAAGGAGTATGCGGCCGTTGCGGAGGAAAAAGATAAGGCGAAGAGCGAActggaagaaatgaaaaaaatgtacgccGCGTTGGAGAGACGCATGAAAGCCG TCGTAGAGTCTGACCCGTCAAACCCTAGATCAGATTCCAATTCAGAGTTAGAAGTAGATGAGAGCGCGGACACGTCCTGGTCCAATGTTTCAGGCATGGCGTTAGCTGGTTGCCCAAGCGCTAAGGATGTTGCCAAAATAGCTTCTCAAAAGAGTATAGATCAACCTGAATACGAgagcgaagaagaggaagaagaaagcagcgaagaagaggaagatgTCGACCCAAAGATAGCAGCTGAGAAACGTGTACAACGGGAGCTGAAGCTGCTCATTACCAAGATCAAAACGTTCAA GGACAAAGCAGCAAATGCAAAGAAAGAACGGCATGCGCTGCGCGAGCAGATCAAACAGCAGCAGAAATTattaaaagaggaaaaaaagaagttcaaAGGACTGCAGAAAGAGGTAGACAAAATGGCTAAACTTATgcacgaagaagaagatgaggaggaaacagaggaagaagaagaggaagaagaggaaagcgAGGAGTCTGATGAGGAATCAGAGTCCGAAGAgtcagaaaatgaagaagaatctGAAAGCGACGACGAGAACGCTCCGGTAGAAAATCGCAAGAATGTATTACAG GGACAAGTGAAGAAGCACGAAGGGCGTCTAGCGACCTTGAAGAAAGGTAACTACCTATTGAAGGCAACTGTGGATCGTTTGAAAGATGATTTAGCAAGGCAACGTGAAGAAAGCATTACTTTACAAGAAGATTTAGACTCTGTCTTAGCAGAGCTAGGCTGA
- the LOC105692338 gene encoding DNA ligase 1-like isoform X1 — MPAPGGRQQQQQQQQQQQQPSQRTTFRPPWVKEGPNPLPMPAAPWTLNSRRESKTTSEEPPAFTKVTLKSVPKPVEAPICPPTSSEPPAPRKQSKITIIPSQPNNPQNQSTPPTNTRPRENGRHEAQTRPQLERQIRVEKSRSRADVVPLSKSESTTGAPTLSKSSSRAAIPPPPPPRPPPPPPARVILKDLPPLSDRQKKVLEALKSRPRKRPDWACMMKEVESERKLKHVVCNDRSAPILERVNKVAEDPAGNAHFVFESEKSNMHNKLLQQIQSGVKLKSVKTNDRSKPVLQGLRKFRRQMTIEEQIQKAEVAPVDEVVPDEMDDIDAVRDDLQSTKQMLALELRNKEAVERENKRLQARLLNLEVELERERSQKTVQEYKKQDEKLAESLRLEAQQARQDAERLEKEYAAVAEEKDKAKSELEEMKKMYAALERRMKAVVESDPSNPRSDSNSELEVDESADTSWSNVSGMALAGCPSAKDVAKIASQKSIDQPEYESEEEEEESSEEEEDVDPKIAAEKRVQRELKLLITKIKTFKDKAANAKKERHALREQIKQQQKLLKEEKKKFKGLQKEVDKMAKLMHEEEDEEETEEEEEEEEESEESDEESESEESENEEESESDDENAPVENRKNVLQGQVKKHEGRLATLKKGNYLLKATVDRLKDDLARQREESITLQEDLDSVLAELG, encoded by the exons AGCGTTCCCAAGCCCGTAGAGGCCCCGATTTGCCCACCTACGTCATCGGAGCCGCCGGCGCCGCGAAAGCAAAGCAAGATCACGATCATCCCGTCACAGCCGAACAACCCCCAAAATCAGTCGACGCCTCCGACGAACACCAGACCCAGGGAAAATGGCAGACACGAGGCCCAGACGAGACCGCAGTTGGAACGACAAATCCGAGTCGAAAAATCGAGGTCCAGAGCGGACGTCGTTCCCTTATCGAAAAGCGAGAGCACGACCG GAGCGCCGACCTTGTCGAAAAGCTCATCGAGGGCGGCGATCCCTCCGCCACCCCCGCCCAGGCCGCCTCCTCCGCCCCCAGCCAGAGTTATCCTCAAGGATTTGCCACCCTTGAGCGATCGGCAGAAAAAAGTTTTGGAGGCGTTGAAATCGAGGCCGAGAAAACGACCGGATTGGGCATGCATGATGAAAGAGGTCGAGAGCGAAAGGAAGTTGAAACACGTTGTTTGTAACGACAGGAGCGCTCCGATTTTAGAAAGGGTAAACAAAGTCGCCGAAGACCCCGCGG GCAATGCCCATTTTGTGTTCGAATCAGAGAAGTCGAACATGCACAACAAGCTGCTGCAACAGATCCAGTCGGGGGTGAAGTTAAAGAGCGTGAAAACTAACGACCGGTCGAAACCGGTGTTACAAGGACTGAGGAAATTCCGTAGGCAAATGACGATCGAAGAACAAATTCAAAAGGCTGAAGTAGCCCCCGTAGACGAGGTGGTTCCCGACGAGATGGATGACATCGACGCGGTACGCGACGATCTTCAAAGTACCAAACAGATGCTCGCTCTTGAACTGAGAAATAAAGAGGCGGTCGAGAGAGAGAACAAAAGATTGCAGGCGAGACTTTTGAATTTAGAGGTAGAATTGGAACGCGAAAGGTCCCAGAAAACTGTTCAAGAGTACAAAAAGCAAGATGAGAAACTGGCGGAGTCGTTGAGGCTGGAAGCCCAACAGGCGAGACAGGACGCGGAACGTCTGGAGAAGGAGTATGCGGCCGTTGCGGAGGAAAAAGATAAGGCGAAGAGCGAActggaagaaatgaaaaaaatgtacgccGCGTTGGAGAGACGCATGAAAGCCG TCGTAGAGTCTGACCCGTCAAACCCTAGATCAGATTCCAATTCAGAGTTAGAAGTAGATGAGAGCGCGGACACGTCCTGGTCCAATGTTTCAGGCATGGCGTTAGCTGGTTGCCCAAGCGCTAAGGATGTTGCCAAAATAGCTTCTCAAAAGAGTATAGATCAACCTGAATACGAgagcgaagaagaggaagaagaaagcagcgaagaagaggaagatgTCGACCCAAAGATAGCAGCTGAGAAACGTGTACAACGGGAGCTGAAGCTGCTCATTACCAAGATCAAAACGTTCAA GGACAAAGCAGCAAATGCAAAGAAAGAACGGCATGCGCTGCGCGAGCAGATCAAACAGCAGCAGAAATTattaaaagaggaaaaaaagaagttcaaAGGACTGCAGAAAGAGGTAGACAAAATGGCTAAACTTATgcacgaagaagaagatgaggaggaaacagaggaagaagaagaggaagaagaggaaagcgAGGAGTCTGATGAGGAATCAGAGTCCGAAGAgtcagaaaatgaagaagaatctGAAAGCGACGACGAGAACGCTCCGGTAGAAAATCGCAAGAATGTATTACAG GGACAAGTGAAGAAGCACGAAGGGCGTCTAGCGACCTTGAAGAAAGGTAACTACCTATTGAAGGCAACTGTGGATCGTTTGAAAGATGATTTAGCAAGGCAACGTGAAGAAAGCATTACTTTACAAGAAGATTTAGACTCTGTCTTAGCAGAGCTAGGCTGA